In the genome of Patescibacteria group bacterium, one region contains:
- a CDS encoding FkbM family methyltransferase, which produces MFGTRHTVIFRTGSDVATWLEVFFDEEYKLPNNFTPKTMIDLGANVGFSSLYFKLRNPSLQLVAVEPDPNNIKLLHLNLADTQNVQIIEGAVSSQEGNEKFYIASKQGMSSSFFVPRQKSETRNVTTYTFDSLLSFLNWQEVDLVKFDIEGAEWKVFEKASTRRVNILIGEYHEYITDQKTEEFIKLFPHHTGKIHRIADKRYIVVLIRK; this is translated from the coding sequence ATGTTTGGTACTAGGCATACAGTTATATTCCGAACGGGTTCTGATGTTGCAACATGGTTAGAGGTCTTTTTCGATGAAGAGTATAAGTTGCCCAATAATTTTACTCCTAAGACGATGATAGATCTGGGCGCGAATGTAGGCTTTTCATCACTGTATTTTAAACTTCGAAATCCATCACTACAATTAGTTGCAGTTGAGCCTGATCCAAATAATATTAAACTCCTACATTTGAATTTAGCGGATACCCAAAATGTTCAAATAATTGAAGGAGCTGTAAGTTCTCAAGAAGGGAACGAGAAGTTTTATATAGCGTCTAAACAAGGGATGAGTTCTTCATTTTTTGTTCCGCGGCAGAAATCTGAAACAAGAAATGTTACAACATATACATTTGATTCACTATTAAGTTTTTTAAATTGGCAGGAAGTAGATCTCGTAAAGTTTGATATAGAAGGTGCTGAATGGAAAGTGTTTGAGAAGGCATCTACACGTAGAGTAAATATATTGATAGGAGAATATCATGAGTATATTACTGATCAAAAGACTGAAGAGTTTATAAAACTTTTTCCGCACCATACAGGAAAAATCCATAGAATCGCTGATAAACGTTACATTGTAGTATTAATTAGAAAGTAG
- a CDS encoding alpha/beta hydrolase — translation MTKQMLVLHGGNAFEKYEEYLSYLRTKDISLEKLRAKDWKRTLGEVLGNEYDVLTPQMPNSQNARYSEWKIWFERIIPLLDDEVILIGHSLGGIFLAKYLSENTFSKKIAGTFLVAAPFNTKDEHPLVDFIFSNSLDNLAKQGGEIFIYQSKDDVVVPFSNGEKYYQALPHAHARFFEDRKHFNLQTFPEIIADIKSLNK, via the coding sequence ATGACAAAGCAAATGCTTGTACTACATGGCGGGAATGCTTTTGAAAAATATGAAGAGTATCTGTCATATTTACGTACTAAAGATATTTCCCTTGAAAAATTAAGAGCAAAAGATTGGAAAAGAACTTTGGGAGAAGTGTTGGGTAATGAATATGATGTTCTAACCCCTCAAATGCCAAATTCACAAAATGCTCGATATTCAGAGTGGAAGATTTGGTTTGAGAGAATCATTCCATTGTTAGATGATGAAGTTATACTTATTGGACACTCATTAGGAGGAATCTTTCTTGCAAAATATTTGTCTGAGAACACTTTTTCTAAAAAGATTGCTGGAACTTTTCTAGTAGCTGCACCGTTTAATACAAAAGATGAACATCCACTTGTTGATTTTATTTTCTCAAACAGCCTTGATAACCTAGCGAAGCAGGGAGGCGAGATTTTTATTTATCAGAGTAAAGATGACGTAGTTGTGCCATTTTCAAATGGTGAAAAATATTATCAGGCTTTGCCACATGCGCATGCTCGTTTTTTTGAGGATAGAAAACATTTTAATCTACAAACATTTCCAGAAATTATTGCAGACATTAAATCTTTAAACAAATAA
- a CDS encoding calcium-binding protein: MRKTGKFASTMIEGLERRRLFAVSMTLEPTGVLNVVGDDGPNTVTITADARETRVSVLGVSKVKVFKGTPQIEVSMKGGDDIVTARHVGRAALDAAAKHVLTRIFGGDGNDRISATTDGGILIVVGDGGADIVDFDNGNSPIPNGHMMLGGPGNDKLTNYGKVYLQSQGGDGDDEIFGEDGNDEIYGGPGNDILRGGAGNDTLSGEDGNDSLFGGVGNDVLCITNGVDEIFGEDGDDFVYQIPVTVSNWSLIDGGNGFDTFYYHPDTDPSTLGHTFSSIEISLPNPY; the protein is encoded by the coding sequence ATGCGTAAGACTGGAAAGTTTGCTTCGACGATGATCGAAGGGCTCGAGAGGCGTCGGCTGTTCGCGGTGTCGATGACGCTCGAACCCACCGGCGTGCTCAACGTCGTCGGGGATGACGGGCCCAACACCGTGACCATCACCGCGGATGCACGGGAGACGCGCGTGAGCGTGCTCGGCGTCAGCAAGGTAAAGGTCTTCAAGGGCACGCCGCAGATCGAAGTCAGCATGAAGGGCGGAGACGACATCGTTACCGCCAGGCATGTCGGGCGTGCTGCCCTGGATGCAGCCGCCAAGCACGTGTTGACCAGGATCTTCGGCGGCGACGGCAACGATAGGATCTCTGCCACGACCGATGGTGGCATCCTGATCGTGGTCGGTGACGGCGGAGCCGACATCGTCGACTTCGACAACGGCAATTCACCAATCCCAAACGGCCACATGATGCTGGGTGGCCCGGGCAACGACAAGTTGACCAACTACGGGAAGGTCTACCTCCAAAGCCAGGGCGGTGACGGTGACGACGAGATCTTCGGCGAAGACGGCAACGATGAGATCTACGGTGGCCCGGGCAACGACATCCTCCGGGGTGGCGCGGGCAACGACACGCTGAGCGGCGAAGATGGGAACGATTCCCTCTTCGGAGGCGTCGGCAACGACGTGCTCTGCATCACCAACGGAGTCGACGAGATCTTCGGCGAAGACGGCGACGACTTCGTCTACCAGATCCCGGTGACCGTGAGCAACTGGAGTCTGATCGACGGTGGTAACGGGTTCGACACCTTCTACTACCACCCCGATACCGACCCCAGCACGCTCGGCCACACGTTCAGCAGCATCGAGATCTCGCTCCCCAATCCGTACTAG
- a CDS encoding META domain-containing protein yields MKKTLIILVGILILCITGFYVLNSYIYNEKQGDQAPAPVASHKDATYVIDGKVVMLKDGKVEVEAAPGSSSKIVTQYFGNEVKADFDNDGREDVAFILTQQTGGSGTFYYVVAALNKVNGYEGSQGLLLGDRIAPQTTEINEKKLVVVNYSDRRPGEDFSVKPSVGKSIQLLLDVNSMQFGEVAKDFEGEADPKVMNLGMKSWTWINVTYSDGTVIKPKQTLAFTLEFNGDETFSATTDCNRFAGKVVTKNGSIDFSDIISTKMYCEGSQETDFHKVLDRAAGYLFTSKGELVLDLERDSGSAIFK; encoded by the coding sequence ATGAAAAAAACTTTAATAATACTAGTTGGTATTCTCATACTTTGTATTACCGGATTTTATGTGCTTAATAGCTATATCTATAATGAAAAGCAAGGGGATCAAGCTCCAGCTCCTGTCGCATCACATAAAGATGCTACCTACGTTATTGATGGGAAAGTTGTAATGCTCAAAGATGGGAAGGTTGAAGTAGAGGCTGCTCCTGGTTCATCATCAAAAATTGTTACTCAGTATTTTGGTAATGAAGTGAAAGCCGATTTTGATAATGACGGACGAGAAGATGTGGCTTTTATTCTCACTCAACAAACTGGAGGTAGCGGCACATTTTATTATGTTGTAGCAGCACTCAATAAAGTGAATGGATATGAAGGTTCTCAGGGATTATTATTAGGTGATCGCATCGCTCCACAAACTACAGAAATAAACGAAAAGAAACTAGTTGTAGTTAATTATTCTGATCGACGACCTGGCGAAGACTTTAGTGTGAAGCCATCAGTAGGAAAATCAATTCAGCTTTTATTGGATGTAAATTCAATGCAGTTTGGAGAAGTGGCAAAAGATTTTGAGGGGGAGGCAGATCCAAAGGTTATGAATCTGGGTATGAAATCTTGGACTTGGATTAATGTGACCTATAGTGACGGCACCGTAATTAAGCCAAAGCAAACCCTAGCATTTACCCTTGAGTTTAATGGGGATGAGACATTCTCTGCAACAACCGATTGTAATCGTTTTGCTGGAAAGGTAGTTACTAAAAATGGATCAATAGATTTTTCAGATATTATTTCAACTAAAATGTATTGTGAGGGTTCTCAAGAAACCGATTTTCACAAAGTACTTGATCGAGCAGCGGGATATCTATTTACAAGCAAAGGTGAGCTTGTTCTAGATCTTGAGCGGGATAGTGGTTCTGCGATTTTTAAGTAG